Genomic window (Phocoena phocoena chromosome 20, mPhoPho1.1, whole genome shotgun sequence):
AGGTTTATCCACACTGTCACCCcatccctccctgggcctcaacaaggtcacttctctccctcccccgcccaccccatGGCCTGTCCACTTGGTCCCCTGAGtgtctctcccccctcccccctccctagtCTGCCCACccgggtcctttctctccctccccctgggcTCCCAGACTCAGTCTCCCCTTCTAATGAACTCTCCACAAGGTGGCCAGGGGAATCTTCCTAAACCCAAACCTGACCCTGATCCTTCCCTGCTTAGAACCCTCCACGACTCTGCAGTGCCCCCCTGGGGCAGAGTCTGAGTGTTTCAGCCTGGTGTTCACAGGCCTCCATGACCCTGCCTACTCCTTCCTCACCATCATTTTGTTGTGGTCAGGTCCCCTTCACTTTTCCACCCACGATTTTTGGGGCATTTTTTGGCATCTGGGGGGCCGTCTTGTAAAACTCCCTCCTTGGTTCAAAACCCTCCCTTGGCTCCCCATTTCCCTCAGAGCAAAAGCCAAAGACCTGACccgccgccccccccgccccccccacttTGCTCTCATCTCCTCACACTTTCTACatcactcactctgctccagccacactggcctccgtGCTGGCCCTTGAACACTCCGGACAAGGCTTTCACCTCTCCGCTGTTTCAAAGCTATTTCCTTTGTCAGATTTGCTGTTCCCTCACTTATCCTCGTCGctctctccctcacctggcctcacTCCTGATCTCCCTACCTTCTCCTGTTTCGTTTTATTACCACTTATAGCATTTAACATCTCACGtcattttagtattattttgttGTCTGGATTCCATGCCTCTCCCACCACCCTTAACGTGCCAGTCCTGGGTTCCCATCAAGCTTGGCCCCAACCCAAAATGACTTCCTCTCTCTCAgattcagtttccccatctaccACATTTCCCACGTCCTAGGATTACTGGGATACAGTGACTACGAGGATTAAAAGCTTTCCCGTACTTCAGGTGCTCAGCAAATGCTGGACTCATGACCACTGCGAGAAATGGGGAAACGGAGAAAAGAGTCCTTCTTTGAGTCACACGGCTCGGGATCCCCATGTCTTACCGCACCACACCACTGCCTGAGTCACCACCATTCAACCTCAAAGCTATCCTGAACACACATCGGGAGGGTATCAAGGTGGCAGGAATCGCTCGATGCCTGACAGCGATAGTCAGATGGGCTGCGGGGAGAAGTCGCGTAGTCCGCCTTATCGCGATAATGCTGTCTATAGGGACTCCCACACCCTGATCAGTCCGGTGCTCCCCTACAGGCCCCCGACCTCGGGGTCCTCACCTGATTTCTCCACTTTCACCTTCACCGGGAACATGGTTGGGGTCTGGGGTCTGGCTAGCTGGGTCAGAGAAGCCCAAAAGAGCCTACGGTCACAAGTCAAGGCCAGAGGCAGACGGGGAGAAGTCAAAGGTAAGCTTCGTGTGTGGGCAGTCCTCCGCCCTCAGCAGTGTCCGGCCGCGACGGCCGCGGAAGCTGCCACCTCCTTCAGTTCACCTTCTGTGGGCGGGCCCTTCGGCAGTCCCTTGTTTCCATTAGTCAATGCAACCGTCAATCTCGTACCCTGGCCAATTCACAGCTGCCGCTGTCGGTTCCCAGCTCTAAGTCCCACCtttcggggggcggggggggggggtccaggTTTCCGGAAACAAACCAACAATATCCCAGGGCGCTTCCTGGGAGGTGTAGTTCTAGCTCCCGAGACTCAGCCGAAGTAAGGGCGCCTGCGCCGCGCGAGGCACGGTGGGAGACCAAGGATCAGAGCGTCGCGAGGCTGCTTGGCACTTATAGTATTAGAAGCTTTGAGTAACACAAATTTGGCTATTGAACAGGAGTTATTTAACCGTGGGAGTCTCTCTTGGTCCCTAAGAGGAAAACAATTCTGGGGCTAGGCTGGGTTCCCTCTTAACTAAGCACTCACTAGGTGAGTGCCAGCTACCTGTTAAACTCTTTTAACGTGCAGCCTCATTCACTTAGCAAATATTAAGTACCTGAGCCAGGTACTCTCCTAGGTACTGGGGACACCGCagtgaacaaaatggacaaaaatccctgccctaaTGAGCTTATATTTTAGAGGATGGAAGACGAACAATAAATAAgtagaacattttaaatgaaatgtaagaGGAGAAAGGATATAGCCTGAGACGTAGGGAGTGTGGTGGCCCGAGCgcgggttggaaaagaatttccagacacaaggcagaatgtaagGAAGATAGAGTTTATTAAAGAGAAGGGTCGCTGCAAGAACAGCGGGCCAACTTCCTGGTAGCCAGGGAAAGTCAACCCCCTGTGTGGGCTGGCAGCCAACTTTTATAGcctcaagacaaagaaaaatcctgCGAGCAGGATGGCATTAGGTGATTGGTCAGGAAGCTACAAGGTTACTACATGGTGAATATTTTACCTAATATGGAgtcaggcgggggcggggggggggctgtCCAGTTTAGATTAGGAGAGACCATGGCAACAGTTGCTATGGGGGCTCGGTTAATTCCAGAGTTTTTGTCCTGTGTCCTTGATGTAGGGTGTCCTTGATGTAGGGCTCCACAGGGGGTGCCAAGGTGGGGACTGAAATTTTAAATAGGAGGATCAAGGAAACCTCCTCTAATAAATCTCTTGAATACATGTCTATTGCTGCAGACAATTTCCTTCAGAAAATGAGGAACTTCCATTTACCACATGTGCCTTGGCATAAATTCTAGGGGGAAGCATTGTGATCCACACTTCCGATAAGAATAATGAGGGCGAGTGGGGAAGTAATGTTTTCAAATTCACATACTACCTGTACAGGATAACAGTCCCTAGTAATGGAAGTATTATTCCTTCCCTTGGTTCCAGATCTGTACAATAGGGTTCCCAAGCAAGAAAGTTCCTATTTTTGAAGGGTTATGAGTAGTATACAGTGAACTAATGCGCATCATGTATGAAGCACTAAGCCTAGCACAAAGTGAgcaatcaataaatgtttctgaatATTAATAATCATTTTAAGTTTCAACCTCCAAAAGATCCCAGGAAATCAATATTGAGAATTAGGGTCCTTTATTAGGGGTTGTCAGCAGAGAACACAGGAGATAGAAACAAGTCTTAGGGGCTTGAGAGTGGGCTTGGAGAAGAGGAGCCCATCCTGGTCCTCAGGCCTGTGCAGAAGTTGTCAGGGGGTACCCAGGGGTATGGTGAAGGAGAGGTAGTCCCCAAGGGCGCCCCAACGTGGCCGGTAGATCTGGAAGATAGTGATCCACGTGGTGAGTACAATCACCCAGAAGAGGAAGCCCACAGCTGAGCGCCAGACATCTGTAAGAGGTAACAGGAGGGGAAAGGTTGGCCACCACCTGCTCTCTGGTCTCCCCGAGACCGgccctctcttctcttccacaGAGTCCCAGAATTCTGGAACCTCCATTGTCCCTTCCCACCAAGGCTCCCAGagtccccctccccacacccgaTGGCCTCCCTTCATCTGTGCCCTGGACTCACAGCCTTTGATTTGGCTCTGTTCTGTGTATGCCGGGACAAGGAAGGCCTCTCGGAAGAACCAGAAGATGTTGACCAACCAGAGAAAAGGCAGGAAAGCAAACCCacctaaagagaagaaaataaactggGACTTAAGGCAATGAGGATCCTCCCAACACCCATGTAGCCGACCAATTTGGAAGGTCCTCTCCCATACCCAAATTCAAATGGAGATCTCTGCTATCAGGAATTCAAGAATCCTGACTCCTCGGGATCCAGGAATCTGAGTCCTCAACCATCTTTTCGGCAGGACCAGGAGACCAGGCCCCCAACTCCCCTCCTCTCTTGGGACCCAGAAATTGAAGCCCCAGTCTCCTCCTTCCTCAGGACCCAGGCCCTTCCTCTCTTGGGACCCAGGAGTCGGCGTCCCTAGCCACTTCATCCTCTAGACCCAAGAATCCAGGCCCCCAGACCCTCTTCCCCCAGGCGCTCTAGTCCCGTCCCCTCTCTTCTCCGGGGACCCTAAGATAACAGCCCTTACCCAGGTAGTACTTCCGGCACAGGTTCAACTTCTCCTCGTTGGACACCCGCTCCAAGTTCATAGTTGCGCTGGGGCCGGGTCTTCCGAGGGTCTTCAGGGCAAGACCCAAGCCCTGACCCCAAGTGACAGATGCAAGGATCACAAACAACCACGCCCCTATTACGACAAAAGGGAGAGAAATTGAAGGGTGGGTTTTCTGAAAGAAGGGTACTCCCGCCCCCACCAGCAAGCTGACTGGGTTGAGACGCTCTTTATGTTTTTTGGGGTACGGAGACGACCCCTAACTCACCAGTGGAGTCTTACTTCCTCCTGTTTGGACCCCTTTGCCACTTTCAACTACGGACTTTTGCGCGAGATGCCGCAAGTGTCTCTGGACCTTGTAGTCTTTTTGGTCAGGCAACGCTGCACGCATGCGCTTTCAGGAAATTCCAGTGGGTGAGTCCCGTGGGGAGGGTGAGAGCCTCCATCACGCAAGCGCACTAGGGAGTTTCTGAGTGTCCGGAGGCCACGAAGAACTACATTTCCCAATGCCCTTAAGCAACGGAAGTGACGTAATAGCAGACATAGTTGGAGGGTTCGGGTAAAAATGGCTGAATATTTAGCTTCGATATTCGGGACTGAGAAGGACAAGTGAGAACGGGCGCAGGGAGTGGCCCCTCGGGAGCCCAAGGACGAGGCACTTGGTTCCCTGGTGGCTGGGCGGCGTGGGGCGGTGTTTCTGGGGTGTCCGGCTCCCCGGCCCTCGGTTCACCTCTGTCTCTGCACCTCTTCCAGGGTTAACTGCTCTTTTTACTTTAAGATCGGGGCCTGCCGGCACGGGGACCGGTGCTCCCGGCTTCACAACAAACCGACTTTCAGCCAGGTGAGACCCGGCACGGAGCGTGGGGGGTTAACTTCCTGTCCATTCCCTTGCTGTTGTCTACCATCACGAGGTCCCGCCTTTTCCGGATTTCTAGGGCCCACCTTACCGCCCGGCGTTTTTCTCGTCGGAGCTCTGCAGGTTCCTCTCCCAACCTTCAGGCCCTTCTCCCAGGAACTTGGGCACGCCCCCGTACGTAAAGACCACACCCCTGGGCTGTCCCTCTCTGCTAGGTATCCCCTCTTCTGGTTTTCTGAGGGGCAGGCGTTGCTGTTGCACTCAAGATGCTTATGCTTTTTCTCTGGCGCAAGGTCTCACCCCCAACCTTCATACCCAATCCCTCTGCATATAGTCCCGCCTTCTGagctcaggccccgcccccttTAAATTCTGTTCAGACCATAGTGCTGCTCAACCTGTACCGGAATCCACAGAACACCGCCCAAACCGCAGACGGATCGCACTGTGAGTGAGGGACCTGTCTTGGGGGCAGGGCGGACAGCTCCCAGCAGGCCACGCCCTGATTCCACCTTGCCCACCTCCACCAGGTCACGTGAGCGACGTGGAGGTGCAAGAACACTATGATAACTTCTTCGAGGTGAGGGTTGGCAGGGGTGGGTTCAGTTTCCTGTGGGCCAGCAGCTCAACTGAGTTCCTCGTGGTCTTCCACAGGAAGTGTTCACGGAACTGCAGGAGAAGTACGGGGAGATTGAAGAGATGAATGTGTGCGACAACCTGGGGGATCACCTCGTGGGCAATGTTTATGTCAAGGTGCCTGCTGTCTCCCCATTAGAGCCTAGAGGTGGAGGCATTTCAATGCCTAACGGCCACCGCTGAAGCCTCACAGCTTGAGGTCCATCACTAAATCCACTCCAGACCCTGAGCTGCTAGCTAATCCCCTGATTTCTGAGTTTGATTGCTGACCCTGACCGACTTTCCCTCAGTTTCGGCGCGAGGAGGATGCAGAGCGGGCAGTGGCTGAACTCAATAACCGCTGGTTCAACGGGCAGGCTGTGCACGCCGAGCTGTCTCCCGTCACTGACTTCCGGGAGTCGTGCTGTCGGCAGTATGAGATGGGGTATGGTAGTGCAGGGGTGGGATGGGCACCTGGAGTCCCAGACTTCTGTGTATGAGTTGCGGGGGCTGTCAGTGACAATGGCCTCATCCGTCCATCCATGCTTTACCCAGGGAATGTACCCGGGGTGGTTTCTGCAACTTCATGCACCTGCGACCTATCTCCCGCAACCTCCGGCGGCAGCTCTATGGGCGGGGACCCAGGCGCAGGTACCTCAGGACCAGCCTGCCAAGACTTCTCGTATCCCAAGGCCCCTGTATCCTGAGATGAATCTGATCCTGTGCCCCAATAAGTGTCTCAAGCCTTTTGTGCCCTAAGACTAGCCCTGAGCCCCATCTGAAGACGAGCACCTAAGTCCCAACCCCCAAACCAGCCTGAACCCCAAACCCAAGTCCATCCTGGATCTCCAATCCTGAGGTCAGCGCCTGTGCACCTATCCTGAGGCCACCCCCAGGAACTCTACTTACTTCATCAACTGCCATGCCTTATCCCAGAGCAGAGAGGCAGAACTGGGGGATCTGCACACCATCCCCATGGCTCTGATCCTCCTCTCTCCTGTCCCCAGGTCACCCCCAAGGTCCCATACTGGCCACCGTCCCCGAGAAAGAAATCGACGACGGTCCCCAGACCACCGGCATGGCCGTTTCTGAGATGCTGACCTCCTTGCCCTCCACCCCTGGCAGGCACATATGTTCCTGGCCAGGACCCCTCCTCAAAGCCCCCTTAACTCCCTAGTGCCATCTTTTCCATGCTCCGGGTCTCCATGATGTAATACCTTCAACACAGGGACCTTCTATCGCCCCGCCCCTAATAAAGTTCTATATTGAGGGTTTAGAGCTTCGTTGTTAGCTTGAGCCTGGCTGTGGGCTGGTTTCCTTCCACCCCCACATCTGCTGATGAAAAGGGGAAGTAGGGCTGGGCTCTGGCCACAACCTCAGCCAAGAAACTTCCAACAACAGGTGGGAAAGCAGCATGCCCAGGGTCCTAGAAACCCCCAAGTGGGACTGGTTGGGTGGGGCTGCCTTTGTGCTGAAAGTTCAGCACGTCCATCAGAGGATTCTCAAGGGGGAGATGCTTGGTTGTGGCAGGTCGGAGGATTCCCAGTCTGGAGGAGATTGGGGTTAGGAGCTAAGGTAAGATTGCTGGGAGTTGGGTGGGAGTCTCCAGTGGGTGATTGGCTGGGTCCTCCATGCCCACTGCCCTGAGATGGGAATAGGTAGTACCTAATACTTAAGCTTACACGATGCCAGGTGCCAggtgttctaaatgctttacttcCAGTAATGGTTTTACTTCTCCACAATAACCTTCTAAGACAGGTACtattataccattttacagatgggaaaagagaGGGCAAGAAGATGGCAGAGATGGGATATAAATCCacgcagtctggctccagagtcctcGCTGTAGCCATCTTGAGGCCTTGTGGCCGCTCTGATAACGGGCCAGGAGCTGGTCTGGGGCTGGAGAGTAGATTCCTGGCTTCCAAAGGGGACTGGGGATCCTATGCCCCCACATCCACTGCTTCCTCCTTCTGCCCCGGTTTCCTGGCAAGTGCGGCAGAGGTGCTGTGGCAGGAAGTCCTGTGGTCATGGTCCCCCAGAAGGCAGGCTCCGCCAGGATGGGGCCCCTATGCCTCCTCCTGACTGCCGTGCTGCTCCTGGCCCAGGCAGCGCCGAGGAAGGCCTCTCAGCACTGCAGCCGCCTCGAGTACTGGAACCTTGAGGACCTGTGCTGTGTGTGGCAGCTGCTTGCAGCGCTTCGGGCCGCCCCCTGCTCGGGTAAGGAGCCGGGACTGGGCGTTTGCATATGTTCAGGCGGAGGAGTTAAGGGGTgatagggaagggggaaggggcgaGGTCTGTGGGGTCTGCTTCGGGGTGGGGGCGGTGGGCCGTACGTAGACAAAGTGGGGATGGGGAATGAGCCTGCGAAGAAAGGGACAGTGTGAGTTAAGACGGTCATGGTTAAGGGGTGTGGCCGGTTAGACAGGCGGGAACCGAGAGGCGAGGAAGAGGCGGGCGGGGGAATGAAAGGGGCGGGGCCTATGTAGAGAAGGTTGGGAGACTGGCAGGGCTAgtgtgcgggggggggggttgaGGGGGGAATAGAGAGATGGGCACGTCCGCTGATAGGTTGGGTGAGTACAGTGCAAGGGGCGGGGACTGCTGGGATAGGACAAAGGGGGAAGCACGTAGCTAGCGCAGAGGAGGCAGGTTTGGCGGTTGCACGTGAGACGCTGTGTCCCACCAGACTGAATTTTCGGAAAACTGCGGGCCCGATGATGCGGGCAATCACGTAACGCACCCCTTCAAAGAGTGTCCTCCTGGGCAGTGCAACCCCAACAGCGAGGAGCTATGTAGCCCTTGTGGCGGCGGAGCAACGGCCCCCACTTCCCTGGGGAGCCGCGGCGGGACCCGGAGGCGCGGCAGACAGGTGCTGGTTGGGCTCCGGAGAGCCTGGGCAAGGTGCAGCCCGCCAgagtggggcgggggcggggagcgtGGCTTGGGGTTGGATGGGTGGCGTCTGTATCAAGGGAAGGGAGGGTGTAACCTAACTGAAGAGGACAGGGATGGGGGCACAGTATTGATAGTATCAGGGGTT
Coding sequences:
- the PSENEN gene encoding gamma-secretase subunit PEN-2 translates to MNLERVSNEEKLNLCRKYYLGGFAFLPFLWLVNIFWFFREAFLVPAYTEQSQIKGYVWRSAVGFLFWVIVLTTWITIFQIYRPRWGALGDYLSFTIPLGTP
- the U2AF1L4 gene encoding splicing factor U2AF 26 kDa subunit isoform X1, producing the protein MAEYLASIFGTEKDKVNCSFYFKIGACRHGDRCSRLHNKPTFSQTIVLLNLYRNPQNTAQTADGSHCHVSDVEVQEHYDNFFEEVFTELQEKYGEIEEMNVCDNLGDHLVGNVYVKFRREEDAERAVAELNNRWFNGQAVHAELSPVTDFRESCCRQYEMGECTRGGFCNFMHLRPISRNLRRQLYGRGPRRRSPPRSHTGHRPRERNRRRSPDHRHGRF
- the U2AF1L4 gene encoding splicing factor U2AF 26 kDa subunit isoform X2; amino-acid sequence: MAEYLASIFGTEKDKVNCSFYFKIGACRHGDRCSRLHNKPTFSQEVFTELQEKYGEIEEMNVCDNLGDHLVGNVYVKFRREEDAERAVAELNNRWFNGQAVHAELSPVTDFRESCCRQYEMGECTRGGFCNFMHLRPISRNLRRQLYGRGPRRRSPPRSHTGHRPRERNRRRSPDHRHGRF